ATCTTTAATGAGCATCACAAAAACCATCAAAGAAACATTAAAAAGACAATAAAGAATGGTATGGAGTTTAAAATTTTTAAGAATGAAGACGCGCTTGAAGTAGTAGAGGATTTCTTTCAAGTATATAAAGAAACCATGGATAAACTAAATGCATCTACCTATTCATATTTTTCTACCCAATATATACAAGATTTATTATCTCAACTTAAGCATCATTCAATGGTTGGTGCTGTTTTTTATGAGAATCAAATGGTAGCAGCATCTGTATGTATGTACGAAGGGGACTCTCTGCATTACCATTTGGGCTGTTCACAAAAGCAATTTTTACACTTAGGTGTGAACAGTTATTTGCTTCACAAATTGGCTTTATGGGGAAAAGATGCAGGACTAGTAAAATTTCATTTGGGTGGTGGACATATAGGTAGAGATTCTTTATTCCAATTTAAATATCGATTTAATCCGAATGGTCTTCTGCCGTTTTATATTGGAAAGAAAATTCATCAACCATTTAAATATGACCAGTTGATCCAACAGTGGGAAAGATTTTATGGAGAACAAGCAAATGAACATTTTTTTCCAGTATATCGTTCCTTACCTCGAAAATCTGTATCCAACTTAACTTGAAAAATATCAGCCATCTGTCCGTAGACAAATGGCTGTAGCGTTTAAAAAATTACACATGCAAAAACTTCACACAAACCGGATAAGGCACCAAAATATCTGACTGAATCAACGTTAACCTGCCAGTCCCCTCATCCCGTGAATAAAGCACAAGATTCCCCGACTCTTGATTCGAAGCTACAACAAACTTCTCGCTCGGATCTAGAGCAAAATCCCTCGGCCAATCTCCTTCAGTAGGTACATGTTCAACAAAGCTTAACTCTCCAGTTTCTGGATTTACACTAAATACAGCGATACTGTTATGCCCGCGATTCCCCGCATAAACAAAACGTCCATCAGAAGAAATATGGATCGCACTGCCCTGATTATTCTCAGTAAAGCCTTCAGGAAGTGTGGAGATATACTGCTTTTCCGTAAAATGGCCATTTTTCTTCATGATAGGATAAGACAATGACTTCTGAACTAAACTCTGTCATTACATAAGCGATTGTTCCATTCGGATGAAACTCAAGATGTCTTGGACCACTTCCAGCTTTTAGTGGCAGCAGCTTTACTTTTGTTAGCGTTCCGTCACTGTTAACCGCATAAGTAATTAAGGCATCAATTCCTAGTTCCACTACAGCAAGATATTTTTCATCTGGAGTAAGCCCAGCATAGTGGGTATGCGGCTTTTCTTGTCTTGGATCCGGACCAGATCCTTCATGAATCATAATAGAAGCAGCAGGTAATATAGAACCATCCTCTATGTTAATTAAATGAGATTCTACCAATCCTTTATGGTAGTTTGCGCCAAACACAAAGCGATTCTGACTATCCACACTAACATGGCAAGGAGATGAACCAGGGGAAACATCTCTATTAATCGATGTTAATTCACCATTGTTTAGGATTGAGAAAGCCGCAAGGCCACCATTGTTTCCTTCTTTTACAACCGAATAAAGATAACGATTGTCGTTGCTAATATTTACATATGTAGGGTTTTCCAGCTCTGCCGCCACTTTTACATTTTCTATTTTTCCTTCATTCGTATTTAAGGTAAAGGAGTAGATTCCTTTGCTATCACCCTTCGTGTATGTGCCAATATACCCTAAATACTGATTCGTATTTGTCATTTTCTTTTCTCCTTAAGTAAAAAAATTAGTATCCTCTATTATAATATCCTATAATTATTTATAAAGTATTTTCTAATATATTTCATTTAAAGGAGTTTGAATATGGCAACAAAAAAGAAGGACACAAAAAATGATCCAAAATCATCTTCTAAGTTTGTTTTTTGGGTAGTAGGAATTGCCGCTGCCTTTATTCTAGGATTTATCTTTCTTGGAAACCATTCAAAACAAGATGAGTCTAAAACAAAAGAAGCCATTGATTATAGCAATCAGCCGTTTCTTGGAGACAAGTCTGCCCCTGTCTCTATTATTGAATTTGGGGATTACAAA
The window above is part of the Bacillus sp. SORGH_AS_0510 genome. Proteins encoded here:
- a CDS encoding GNAT family N-acetyltransferase: MYEVISYNQKSVWEEKLRTLSNKDIFYHHSYSNLYQCMGDGDPHLFFYEDERGNKVGYVFLKRKINDLPFANDLFDGEVYDIITPSYGYGGPLYDREDEQIVKQFREEFESYCQIENIICEFIRFHPLLQNQVFMGESVEASFDRETIYIDLTKSKEEIFNEHHKNHQRNIKKTIKNGMEFKIFKNEDALEVVEDFFQVYKETMDKLNASTYSYFSTQYIQDLLSQLKHHSMVGAVFYENQMVAASVCMYEGDSLHYHLGCSQKQFLHLGVNSYLLHKLALWGKDAGLVKFHLGGGHIGRDSLFQFKYRFNPNGLLPFYIGKKIHQPFKYDQLIQQWERFYGEQANEHFFPVYRSLPRKSVSNLT